A genomic stretch from Nodosilinea sp. E11 includes:
- a CDS encoding four helix bundle protein, with protein sequence MTPDFIASHRELLVYQKAFESAMKIFELSQTFPEAERHLLTEQMLRSSRSVCANLAEAWQKRRYKKAFVAKLNEVEAEAAETQTWLEFAILCDYLDAETGQELFHAYSLVLAATGKLIEQADGWAVSS encoded by the coding sequence ATGACCCCCGACTTCATCGCCTCCCACAGGGAACTGCTGGTCTACCAAAAAGCCTTTGAATCGGCCATGAAAATCTTTGAGCTGTCCCAGACCTTTCCTGAGGCTGAGCGGCATCTGCTAACAGAGCAAATGTTGCGATCGTCTCGCTCGGTGTGCGCCAACCTGGCCGAGGCATGGCAAAAGCGGCGCTACAAAAAGGCGTTTGTCGCCAAGCTCAACGAGGTTGAGGCCGAAGCCGCCGAGACCCAAACCTGGCTGGAGTTTGCCATCTTGTGTGACTATCTGGATGCCGAAACCGGGCAAGAGTTATTCCATGCCTACAGCCTGGTACTGGCGGCTACGGGCAAGCTGATCGAGCAGGCCGATGGCTGGGCGGTGTCGTCATGA
- a CDS encoding four helix bundle protein, whose product MQRPTHHLQTLQVYQMAFQGSVAVARWAQPLLEASEVYLIQQFLATSQAVRAHLAAALGQRRHHEGFIAALSTAQLQSAEMQTWIEAAIAAGYLAPDAGQDLYDHYRSLYTALDHLMATASTATISLEKNAETALPAIA is encoded by the coding sequence ATGCAACGTCCTACGCATCATTTGCAAACGCTACAGGTCTACCAAATGGCTTTTCAAGGTTCGGTGGCAGTCGCCCGTTGGGCGCAGCCTCTCTTAGAAGCGTCAGAGGTTTACTTGATCCAACAATTCTTAGCCACATCGCAGGCCGTTCGAGCCCATCTTGCTGCTGCCTTGGGCCAACGACGACATCACGAGGGGTTTATCGCGGCCCTCAGCACCGCTCAATTGCAATCCGCCGAAATGCAGACCTGGATCGAAGCGGCGATCGCAGCAGGCTATCTCGCCCCAGATGCTGGACAAGACCTATATGACCACTATCGCAGTCTCTACACTGCCCTTGATCATCTGATGGCAACAGCTTCTACGGCGACGATTTCCCTGGAGAAAAACGCTGAAACGGCCCTGCCAGCGATCGCGTAA
- the cas2 gene encoding CRISPR-associated endonuclease Cas2, with protein sequence MFYLIAYDIVKDNRRNKAAHLLEGYGMRVQKSVFECVLTDKQLEMLQKKLAHYINADEDQVRFYPMSAHTRRKVLILGNQPARQVDDTAFIV encoded by the coding sequence ATGTTCTACCTAATCGCCTACGACATCGTCAAAGACAATCGCCGCAACAAAGCCGCCCACCTGCTAGAGGGCTACGGCATGCGGGTGCAGAAGTCGGTTTTTGAATGTGTACTCACCGACAAGCAGCTCGAAATGCTGCAAAAGAAGCTAGCCCACTACATCAACGCTGACGAAGACCAGGTGCGCTTTTACCCCATGTCGGCCCACACCCGCCGAAAAGTTCTCATTCTTGGCAATCAACCCGCCCGCCAAGTAGACGACACCGCCTTCATTGTTTGA
- the cas1 gene encoding CRISPR-associated endonuclease Cas1, producing the protein MNIQTEQLAAAWYLVQRGSKAAGVDGITPDLFAGVAQEQLRHLQLQLKRECYLASPARGFWLPKKSGGRRLIGIPTVQDRIVQRFLLQTIYPYLEETFSDSCFAYRPGLSIYQAVDRVMAFYQHQPTWVVKADIQQFFDHLSWPILLEQLEQLGLSATTMGLLEQQLKSGIVVHGQRQFLNKGVLQGSSLSGALANLYLSGFDRTCVEYGIPLVRYGDDCVVVSQSWVQAHRALNLMGDLLTDLALSLHPDKTRIIPPTEEFTFLGHLFANGEAQAPPRALSPAAAKPRQPPRGPVGPPKACSIVKTRRQRRPSDLDTYWSEPMTTLYVTDQGAYVRVKYKQFQVFHEQALKISVPVNQVSHVVLFGCCNLSHGAVSLALQRRIPVLYLASNGRYFGRLDTEGHAQIDYLTQQVLHAQDSVFTHRQAQAIILAKLHNSRVVLQRMQRKRPTDLAAEAIRALPELMQQVAQADSIETMLGYEGQGANLYFRAYASLLKGKFEFEKRTRRPPTDPVNSLLSLGYTLLSQNLHSMVETVGLHTHFGNLHKPQKNRPSLVCDLVEEFRAPVIDSLVAYLINTNLFTEEDFTPPDVRGGVYLQPDALKKFLQRWEEYLNKKIVHPHTGIKVSYRRCFELQVWEYVACLLGEQEVYRPMKWEK; encoded by the coding sequence ATGAATATCCAGACTGAACAGCTTGCCGCCGCCTGGTATCTCGTCCAGCGGGGCAGCAAAGCCGCCGGGGTAGACGGCATCACCCCCGATCTCTTTGCCGGGGTCGCCCAAGAGCAGTTGCGCCACTTGCAACTCCAGCTCAAGCGCGAATGCTACCTAGCCAGCCCCGCCCGTGGGTTTTGGCTACCCAAAAAGAGCGGCGGTCGCCGCCTGATTGGCATTCCCACCGTCCAAGACCGCATTGTGCAGCGGTTTTTACTGCAAACCATCTACCCCTACCTCGAAGAAACCTTTAGCGACAGTTGCTTTGCTTACCGACCCGGCCTCTCGATCTACCAGGCTGTGGATCGGGTGATGGCTTTTTACCAGCACCAGCCCACTTGGGTAGTCAAGGCTGACATTCAGCAGTTCTTCGACCATCTCTCCTGGCCCATCTTGCTAGAGCAGCTAGAGCAGTTGGGCCTGAGTGCCACCACCATGGGCCTGCTAGAGCAGCAGCTCAAATCGGGCATCGTCGTCCACGGGCAGCGGCAGTTTCTCAATAAAGGAGTACTCCAGGGCAGCAGCCTATCCGGGGCGCTGGCCAACCTCTACCTCAGCGGCTTTGACCGCACCTGTGTGGAGTACGGCATTCCTCTGGTGCGCTACGGCGACGACTGCGTGGTGGTCAGCCAAAGCTGGGTGCAGGCCCACCGCGCCCTCAATCTGATGGGCGACCTGCTCACCGACCTGGCCCTGTCGCTGCACCCTGACAAGACCCGCATTATTCCACCCACCGAGGAATTTACCTTTTTGGGCCACCTATTTGCCAATGGCGAAGCCCAAGCTCCGCCCCGTGCCCTGTCGCCTGCGGCGGCCAAGCCCCGCCAGCCGCCCCGTGGCCCCGTCGGCCCGCCCAAGGCGTGCAGCATCGTCAAAACTCGGCGGCAGCGCCGTCCATCAGACCTCGATACCTATTGGAGCGAACCCATGACCACTCTCTACGTCACCGACCAGGGCGCTTACGTGCGCGTCAAGTACAAGCAGTTTCAGGTGTTTCACGAGCAAGCGCTGAAGATCAGCGTGCCGGTGAACCAGGTAAGCCATGTGGTGCTGTTTGGCTGCTGCAACCTCTCCCATGGGGCGGTCAGCCTGGCGCTTCAGCGCCGCATTCCGGTGCTGTACCTGGCCAGCAATGGCCGCTATTTTGGCAGGCTCGACACCGAGGGCCACGCCCAGATCGACTACCTCACCCAGCAGGTGCTCCACGCCCAAGACTCGGTCTTTACCCACCGCCAGGCCCAGGCCATCATTCTGGCCAAACTGCACAACAGCCGGGTGGTGCTGCAACGGATGCAGCGCAAACGCCCTACCGATCTGGCGGCGGAGGCCATTCGGGCACTACCAGAGCTGATGCAGCAGGTGGCCCAGGCCGACAGCATTGAGACCATGCTGGGCTACGAGGGCCAGGGGGCCAACCTCTACTTTCGAGCCTATGCCTCGCTGCTCAAGGGCAAGTTCGAGTTTGAGAAGCGCACCCGTCGCCCACCTACCGACCCAGTGAATAGCCTGCTGAGCCTAGGCTATACGCTACTGTCGCAGAATCTGCACTCAATGGTAGAGACGGTAGGGCTGCACACTCACTTTGGCAATCTCCACAAACCGCAGAAAAACCGTCCGTCGCTGGTGTGCGACCTGGTGGAAGAGTTTCGGGCTCCGGTGATTGATTCACTGGTGGCGTACCTGATTAACACCAACCTCTTTACCGAGGAAGACTTTACGCCCCCCGATGTTCGGGGCGGGGTATACCTCCAGCCCGATGCTCTGAAGAAGTTTTTGCAGCGGTGGGAGGAGTATCTCAATAAGAAAATCGTGCATCCCCACACGGGTATTAAGGTCAGCTATCGCCGTTGCTTTGAGCTGCAAGTTTGGGAATACGTCGCCTGCCTCCTGGGCGAGCAGGAGGTCTATCGCCCGATGAAGTGGGAGAAGTAG
- the cas2 gene encoding CRISPR-associated endonuclease Cas2, translating to MAEAKHYYLICYDIRDPKRWRKAYKLLKGYGETLQYSIIRVRLNAREREKLRWQLEQILTPEDSLLIVGLCNHCLERIETCNRPEAWQTPQDLHAIF from the coding sequence ATGGCTGAAGCCAAACACTACTACTTGATTTGCTACGACATTCGTGACCCCAAGCGCTGGCGCAAGGCCTACAAGCTGCTGAAGGGCTATGGTGAGACCCTGCAATACTCGATCATTCGGGTGCGGCTGAATGCCAGAGAGCGGGAGAAACTGCGCTGGCAGCTAGAGCAAATTCTCACTCCCGAAGACAGTCTGTTGATTGTGGGCCTCTGCAACCACTGTCTGGAGCGCATCGAAACCTGCAACCGCCCCGAGGCTTGGCAAACGCCCCAAGACTTACACGCTATTTTCTGA
- a CDS encoding type I-MYXAN CRISPR-associated endonuclease Cas4/Cas1: MTLPHTAAQVAINVSALQALFYCPRQYYLQEVEGIHTPNAEVYSGLRLHTELERDGGDEWQQYTLESEALGLRGRVDALKTRAGQTIPYEHKKGRCYRDDEQQPQAWPGDRMQVLAYALLLEAELGIAIPEGRVRYHSDNVLVHVPFDAAARQEVLAAIAQAQQLQVARDRPPIADNANLCTRCSVAEACMPDATRLAQGTTDQPLRLFPQDDERQIIHVTEAGTSIGKSGDQFKITKRDGKTTLLPSRQVGQLVLHSYVQISTQAMYFCTEQGVGLHFISGRGQYQGSFDTRQGNIQRRVRQYQALTDPAQCLRLAQQLVTCRGQSQRKFLMRSQRQAANPTLKQAIDQMQRTLNQVPQAESLPSLLGLEGNLAAQYFSALPQLVADTANPAFRFSGRTRRPPKDRFNAMLGFGYALLLKDVMNAILTVGLEPALGFYHQPQRQAPPLALDLMEIFRVPLVDMPVMAAINRSQWDADADFEITGEQVWLNDSGRRKLIGLYERRKEETWKHPVVQYSMTYRRLIELEVRLLEKEWLGEGGLFAQLVLR; this comes from the coding sequence ATGACACTCCCCCATACCGCCGCACAGGTAGCGATCAACGTCAGCGCCCTGCAAGCGTTGTTTTACTGCCCTCGCCAGTACTATCTGCAAGAAGTTGAGGGTATCCATACCCCTAACGCCGAGGTCTACTCGGGCTTACGACTGCACACCGAGCTAGAGCGCGACGGCGGCGACGAATGGCAACAATACACTCTGGAGAGTGAGGCTTTAGGTCTGCGGGGCCGGGTCGATGCGCTCAAAACCAGAGCGGGGCAGACCATCCCCTACGAGCACAAAAAAGGGCGGTGCTATCGAGACGACGAGCAACAGCCCCAGGCCTGGCCCGGCGATCGCATGCAAGTGCTCGCTTATGCCCTTCTGCTCGAAGCCGAATTGGGCATTGCCATCCCCGAGGGCCGAGTACGCTACCACAGCGACAATGTGCTGGTGCATGTACCCTTTGACGCAGCAGCAAGGCAAGAAGTGCTCGCCGCCATTGCGCAGGCCCAACAGTTGCAGGTGGCCCGCGATCGCCCTCCGATAGCCGACAACGCCAACCTCTGCACCCGCTGCTCCGTTGCTGAAGCCTGTATGCCCGACGCCACTCGCCTGGCTCAGGGCACCACCGACCAACCCCTGCGGCTGTTTCCCCAGGATGATGAACGGCAGATCATCCACGTCACCGAGGCGGGCACCTCGATTGGCAAGAGCGGCGACCAGTTCAAAATCACCAAGCGCGACGGCAAGACCACGCTGCTGCCCTCGCGCCAGGTAGGGCAACTGGTACTGCATAGCTATGTGCAAATTTCGACCCAGGCCATGTATTTCTGCACCGAGCAGGGGGTAGGGCTGCACTTTATTTCAGGGCGGGGGCAATACCAGGGCAGCTTTGATACTCGCCAGGGCAACATTCAGCGGCGGGTGCGGCAGTACCAGGCGCTCACCGACCCAGCCCAGTGTTTGCGGCTGGCCCAGCAACTCGTCACCTGTCGGGGGCAGAGCCAGCGCAAATTTCTCATGCGCAGCCAGCGCCAGGCCGCCAACCCCACGCTCAAGCAGGCGATCGACCAGATGCAGCGCACTCTCAACCAGGTGCCCCAGGCCGAGTCGCTGCCCTCACTGCTGGGGCTAGAGGGCAACCTGGCGGCGCAATACTTTAGTGCCCTGCCCCAATTGGTGGCCGATACCGCCAACCCGGCCTTTCGCTTCTCGGGTCGCACCCGCCGCCCGCCCAAAGACCGCTTTAACGCCATGCTGGGCTTTGGCTATGCCCTGCTGCTCAAGGATGTGATGAACGCCATTCTCACCGTGGGGCTAGAGCCAGCCCTGGGCTTTTACCACCAGCCCCAGCGCCAGGCTCCGCCCCTGGCCCTCGACCTAATGGAAATCTTTCGGGTGCCTTTGGTCGATATGCCGGTAATGGCCGCCATCAACCGCAGCCAGTGGGATGCCGACGCCGATTTTGAGATTACCGGTGAGCAAGTGTGGCTCAATGACAGCGGTCGTCGTAAGCTGATCGGCCTCTACGAACGGCGCAAAGAAGAAACCTGGAAGCACCCTGTAGTGCAATATTCCATGACCTATCGCCGCCTGATCGAGCTAGAGGTACGCCTGCTGGAAAAAGAATGGCTGGGCGAAGGCGGGCTATTTGCCCAACTGGTGCTGCGTTGA
- the cas10 gene encoding type III-B CRISPR-associated protein Cas10/Cmr2: MTDYQRKLYAFLQAFQPDSDLPNQNNLCSQLDCLKPHLEELSNWWNSAGKVCQDIGASSDRINLHAQHSTSETTACHPISGQQQTWPGQRPAELAIDISPIQHEADPKKVFWWFWRFYPELWAKDYPNALLHPAHSVLPDCPLHSHQSTVSALAGAMFPLGTSSDQPETPYLLLFSFSPVQDFIKASRKFLDFWAGSYLLHYLSARLCWYIAQEYGPDAVIVPSLWNQEIFDALMLRDDSFSSFEECFKAIAPAGSHKTPVERFNHRESNSLSTAGFPNMITVLVPGKAEAEKLGQKLAKQLAEEWRTISNKIRDNIRTQVIAFLTEEQHQARRDELWREFDQTLPSQVNHSLYRQEAELLKQQNCWEWRHLWDAQIDNTWEPYWAAVPLGHPAADLLIKPKAENDPTWPKTQQNWADQQSAIAWPPTSLPSEAEKAVYQQELNVGTWWGSLQQRLRTAHMAVKNTRHWQIPAAPGPRSSLSGQFSALHPRLNYQERRLQDGTIRDFREGGGLPDSSMRLFWLLMSYAYKGLFNGSEMLNALELTKRMAWQFGGVADSMGIPTTLPVLRPEDYDNDDQTALNLQESSGEIDYEQLIRFPNLSSIAAARFIYESYQQPNSKLKAYWRVLRQKIGSGFENAQHQAQFAARTRGRPTHVWKTDHRINPSQAKRGHNYNGVMFSSKWLADDLNLEKHATNDNEVTTLRRLVDEAHRHDEVNFGDGSPGDWWVIVLGDGDGMGNYISGEELKAYRRYVNAGAIDKSSLDKDTHPTERDHLASLLKKTQKRMGPATHIGLNRALLDFSNRLVPYLTEKRYCGRVIYSGGDDVMAVLPLEDLPGYLRSLRAAWSGMPDPEDEFTGQGGYWHPNQPLDGIPQRPLFTMGKDATMSLGIVIANKAVPLPTVLESLWDAEKTAKAMPGKDGLCFRVIYGGGNTLEALMKGDFLNDWWAMIETGMKLKKNEDKVSPILYRLAEELPKRASITPSYYLFAEAAKVIAKNRDESSQGNQATFEQFCQQLDQWLRHWEDWAREIQEQARQAALNEKKSPEVADQMAQSTIGTRPEDIGYLLRFSAFWVSKNAQRQAWVQPQKQTVEVTS; this comes from the coding sequence GTGACTGATTACCAGCGAAAACTCTATGCCTTTTTACAAGCCTTTCAACCAGATTCAGATCTCCCTAACCAAAACAACCTTTGCTCCCAACTTGATTGCCTAAAGCCTCATTTGGAAGAGCTGAGCAACTGGTGGAACAGCGCTGGTAAGGTCTGTCAGGATATTGGCGCTTCTAGCGATCGCATCAACCTCCACGCCCAGCATTCCACCAGCGAAACTACAGCCTGCCACCCCATCAGCGGGCAGCAACAGACCTGGCCCGGACAACGGCCCGCAGAGTTGGCTATTGATATCAGCCCGATTCAACACGAGGCCGACCCCAAAAAAGTATTTTGGTGGTTTTGGCGGTTTTACCCAGAGCTATGGGCCAAAGACTACCCCAACGCTCTGCTGCATCCGGCCCATAGCGTTTTACCCGACTGCCCTCTGCACAGCCACCAGAGCACGGTATCAGCTTTGGCCGGGGCCATGTTTCCCCTCGGTACTAGCTCCGACCAGCCAGAAACCCCATACCTACTACTGTTCAGCTTTTCCCCTGTCCAAGACTTCATCAAAGCCTCCCGCAAATTCCTAGATTTTTGGGCCGGGTCTTACCTGCTCCACTACCTCAGCGCCCGCCTTTGCTGGTACATCGCCCAAGAGTATGGCCCCGATGCCGTAATTGTGCCGTCGCTGTGGAATCAGGAAATCTTCGATGCCCTAATGCTGCGAGATGATTCCTTCTCCAGCTTTGAGGAGTGTTTTAAGGCGATCGCCCCAGCGGGTTCCCATAAAACTCCGGTTGAGCGCTTTAACCACCGAGAGTCTAACAGCCTCAGCACAGCAGGGTTTCCGAACATGATCACGGTGTTGGTGCCGGGGAAGGCAGAAGCAGAGAAGCTAGGGCAGAAACTGGCCAAGCAGCTAGCTGAAGAATGGCGAACCATTAGCAACAAGATTCGCGACAACATCCGCACCCAGGTCATCGCTTTTTTAACCGAAGAGCAGCATCAGGCTAGGCGCGATGAGCTTTGGCGTGAGTTTGATCAAACATTGCCCTCGCAGGTCAATCATAGCCTCTACCGTCAGGAAGCAGAATTGCTCAAGCAGCAAAACTGCTGGGAGTGGCGACACCTATGGGATGCCCAGATTGACAACACATGGGAACCGTACTGGGCGGCAGTTCCCCTGGGGCATCCAGCTGCGGATTTGCTGATCAAGCCCAAAGCTGAGAATGATCCCACCTGGCCTAAGACCCAACAAAACTGGGCTGATCAACAAAGTGCGATCGCCTGGCCTCCCACCTCACTCCCCAGCGAGGCCGAAAAAGCGGTCTACCAACAAGAACTCAACGTTGGCACCTGGTGGGGTAGTCTGCAACAGCGCCTCCGCACCGCCCACATGGCGGTAAAAAACACTCGTCACTGGCAAATTCCCGCCGCACCAGGGCCGCGATCTAGTCTGTCGGGCCAGTTTAGCGCCCTGCACCCTCGGCTGAACTATCAAGAGCGACGGTTGCAAGATGGCACTATTCGCGACTTCCGCGAAGGCGGCGGCCTGCCAGACAGTTCCATGCGGCTGTTTTGGCTGCTGATGTCCTACGCCTACAAAGGCCTGTTCAACGGCTCCGAAATGCTTAACGCCCTAGAACTGACTAAACGCATGGCCTGGCAATTTGGCGGCGTAGCCGACTCCATGGGAATTCCGACCACGTTACCAGTGCTGAGACCCGAGGACTACGACAATGACGACCAAACTGCCTTGAATCTGCAAGAAAGCAGTGGTGAAATCGACTACGAGCAACTGATCCGCTTTCCTAACCTCAGCTCCATTGCTGCGGCTCGTTTTATTTACGAGTCTTACCAGCAGCCTAATTCAAAGCTCAAAGCCTATTGGCGAGTTTTACGTCAAAAGATCGGCAGTGGATTTGAGAATGCTCAACACCAAGCTCAGTTTGCTGCCCGTACCCGAGGACGACCCACCCATGTTTGGAAAACAGATCACCGCATTAACCCATCACAAGCCAAGCGGGGGCACAATTACAACGGCGTCATGTTCTCCAGCAAATGGCTAGCCGATGACCTCAACCTGGAAAAACACGCTACAAACGACAACGAAGTCACAACGCTACGCCGATTGGTTGATGAAGCGCATCGCCACGACGAGGTCAACTTCGGCGACGGCAGCCCCGGCGACTGGTGGGTGATCGTGCTAGGCGACGGCGACGGCATGGGCAACTACATCTCAGGGGAAGAGCTAAAAGCCTATCGGCGCTATGTTAATGCTGGGGCAATTGATAAAAGCAGTCTTGATAAAGATACTCATCCAACCGAACGTGATCATCTGGCAAGTCTCCTAAAGAAAACTCAAAAACGTATGGGGCCAGCTACCCACATTGGTCTCAATCGCGCCCTGCTAGATTTCTCCAATCGCCTGGTGCCCTACCTGACCGAAAAACGCTACTGCGGGCGGGTGATCTACAGCGGCGGCGACGATGTGATGGCGGTGCTGCCGTTAGAAGACTTGCCGGGTTATTTGCGATCGCTCCGCGCCGCCTGGAGTGGGATGCCAGACCCTGAGGATGAATTTACGGGGCAAGGCGGCTACTGGCACCCAAATCAACCTCTCGACGGGATTCCCCAACGCCCCCTTTTCACCATGGGCAAAGACGCCACCATGAGCCTGGGCATTGTGATTGCCAACAAAGCCGTGCCCTTGCCCACCGTGCTCGAAAGCCTATGGGATGCCGAAAAAACCGCCAAAGCCATGCCCGGCAAAGACGGCCTCTGCTTCCGCGTCATCTACGGTGGCGGCAACACCCTAGAAGCGCTGATGAAAGGGGATTTTCTGAATGACTGGTGGGCCATGATAGAGACAGGGATGAAGCTAAAGAAAAACGAAGACAAAGTGAGTCCTATTTTGTATCGTTTGGCGGAAGAACTTCCCAAAAGAGCCAGCATTACGCCTAGCTACTATCTGTTTGCCGAGGCTGCTAAAGTCATTGCCAAAAATCGAGACGAGAGCAGTCAGGGCAATCAGGCAACATTTGAGCAGTTTTGCCAGCAGCTTGATCAATGGTTACGGCATTGGGAAGACTGGGCACGCGAGATTCAGGAGCAAGCTAGACAGGCTGCCTTAAATGAGAAAAAATCGCCAGAAGTCGCCGACCAGATGGCCCAAAGTACTATCGGTACTCGCCCAGAAGATATTGGTTATCTACTCCGCTTCAGCGCCTTCTGGGTCAGTAAAAACGCCCAGCGCCAAGCCTGGGTGCAGCCCCAGAAGCAGACGGTGGAGGTGACATCATGA
- a CDS encoding type III-B CRISPR module-associated Cmr3 family protein: MTWYRITPLDVLLFRDSRPFSPTDGSWAKGLFPPLPITVFHGLRSLLNPRTSKAERTNRNLRFLGPFLCDSNGNLWLPTPKDLVCLYPDGVGAKQSSNRWEAVRRLKPAPEDEQWQHLAFDNTHPAPMVTPYEVYQETLQAKQRIGAPQPWIQAKYLAEYLDGQEATWNPKEIEAKPLFHPNPWDLQIMPHIQMQSGTRQVQDADGYFTEVAVRMQPGWHFVAQFDSPDEAPPEQGVIRLGGEGHRAMVEQIPEPPGWKTLSGFETNGGDRIRAYVLTPGLALAADDKPIYASYPNPWRDHLAGCATDRQLMWGGISAIARGQQAQTEDKEPDEVAYIPQRAFVPPGTVYAFKSLPEQIKLLPEENSRKGLKTFEMLNYGKLLWGVR, encoded by the coding sequence ATGACCTGGTACCGGATTACACCGTTAGATGTGTTGCTATTTCGCGACTCCCGGCCCTTTAGCCCCACCGACGGCTCCTGGGCTAAGGGGCTGTTTCCACCGCTGCCAATTACTGTGTTCCATGGGTTGCGATCGCTGCTTAACCCCCGCACCAGCAAAGCAGAACGCACGAATCGCAACCTCAGGTTTCTCGGCCCTTTCCTCTGCGATTCTAATGGCAATCTCTGGTTACCTACGCCGAAGGATTTAGTTTGTCTGTATCCAGATGGGGTCGGTGCTAAGCAGTCTAGTAATCGCTGGGAGGCAGTTCGACGGCTAAAACCTGCTCCAGAAGACGAACAATGGCAGCATCTCGCCTTTGACAATACCCATCCAGCGCCAATGGTGACACCCTACGAGGTTTATCAAGAAACCCTGCAAGCCAAGCAGCGCATTGGAGCACCTCAGCCCTGGATACAAGCCAAATATCTAGCAGAGTATCTCGATGGCCAAGAAGCAACCTGGAATCCAAAAGAAATTGAAGCGAAACCACTGTTTCACCCTAACCCGTGGGATTTGCAGATAATGCCCCACATTCAAATGCAGTCGGGCACGCGCCAAGTGCAAGATGCCGATGGCTACTTTACCGAAGTGGCAGTGCGGATGCAGCCGGGGTGGCATTTCGTCGCCCAGTTTGATTCGCCAGATGAAGCACCGCCAGAGCAGGGTGTGATTCGTCTGGGGGGCGAGGGGCACCGGGCTATGGTGGAGCAGATACCAGAGCCGCCAGGTTGGAAAACCTTGAGTGGGTTTGAAACTAATGGGGGCGATCGCATACGAGCATACGTGCTGACGCCGGGGTTGGCCCTGGCGGCTGACGATAAACCGATCTATGCCAGCTACCCCAACCCTTGGCGTGACCACCTAGCGGGCTGCGCCACGGATCGGCAACTGATGTGGGGGGGGATAAGTGCGATCGCGCGCGGGCAACAAGCGCAGACAGAGGATAAGGAACCAGATGAGGTCGCCTACATCCCCCAACGAGCCTTCGTGCCACCAGGAACGGTGTATGCGTTTAAGTCGCTACCGGAGCAAATAAAGCTGCTGCCTGAGGAGAATTCTCGAAAGGGGCT